The Theileria annulata chromosome 2, complete sequence, *** SEQUENCING IN PROGRESS *** genomic sequence AGAAAAGAAATAATGAGGAAATGGATAATTATACTGAGACGATAAGGATATAATTAGTGATGTTGATAAGAGTATAAAAGATAATGAGTTAGTTATGTGAAACAAGTTATTATAGGCAATAATACTAATCACAAACTAATCCcttaaataactaatcactaaattaaaaattggttaatatacattaaatctaatattaGAAACTAATACAATGGTTCAAAATTGAGTATAGTTAGATATGACTTTTAtggtatattaatttagatgATCAGTTGGTATAATAACGGTAACACAGGGTTGACAGATACTAGTTGCAAATGTGGAAATAACTTAGCGTGGCACAGAACCAGATTAAAGCATAAGTATCTATATAAGAATAATCTGGTTTGTGAGCGtatgtttaattaattatgaattgggattttaatatactataatatacaaGGTTGATTATacatacaaatttattagaaaaaaatatctGGTTTATCAAATGATCTAGTGATTGGATGTGTTAGATTATGAATATGCGATtcaaatgttaataaatgaaagAAATAAGTTGGATGTTTTTGATGTGAATTGAAGTGAATGTACAAGCATTAAAATGAATGTGAAGTgaatttttgttaaaatataaaacaaaaaaGTAAATGAATCAATTTGTGTAgaaaaaatgtgtaatttgGTGATGTAACATAATTAAGGTGTAATAGGTAAGAGAGCCATAGATTAGTATAATAGGAGTATGGAGAAATGTTAGCACGAAAATAACATAGTAAATTGGTATTAAATATAAGATGATTATAAAAgaatttattcaataaagTAGATAGAGAGGAAATGCTTGTAGCATTTTGAGAAAGGAATCTCCCCATCGCATATTCAAAAACGGTTATTTTAACGACAAATCAACTTGCATTCAAGCATATTGTTGACAATAAGCttatagataattttatacttaatCACAGCTTGattgtatattaaactGATTAAATGATTTTCAACTGAGTTAGGTTATCAACCTTTATGGGAAAAGTTTCTATTATCGCATCATTAGTCGTTGGATTTGTAGCTATCTCAATCATCTGTTTGTCTGTTGGATTGATTTATAGGAATAAAAAGGCTAAAGTTGATACTCCTAGCACTGAAATTATTTGGTCCTTCCACTTAGAAAATGATTCTGACTTGAAACTTAAAGGCAATCTCGATGTTATTGACGTAAACATTCTTAAAACAGAGAACTATTCCGTGGGCACATATAATGCTAATGTTAATAGCATTGAGCATGAATTTCCTACAGCCAAACTCACTGGATGGACTCACACATATCAACAACCTCTCATGATACAGAAATTTGTTGTTGAATCCAATGAGGTCAACTTTTTAAAAGTTGAACCTATTTCTGGTTTCACGGTTTTCAATAATCAAGATTCAGGTGACTTCGTAACAATTTGGCATGATGAAGACTTTCATCACTATTCTCCCAAGGGACAACTTCTATCAATAGGTCCATTCCCATTTGCAAATGGAGATGATTCAATCAATCCAAATGATCTAGAAATACCTACAAAAATTTCTGAACCTGAACCAGAAGTTGATTCTACTACTGATACTGAACTTGATTCGGATTTGGATGCTACCTACATGATTAAAGAACCTGAAGTTGAACCTACTATTGAACTTGATTCGGATTTGGATGCTACCTACATGATTAAAGAACCTGAACAAGAAACTTTCGTCAATATTCTCCCTGAAATGAATCTCACTAAAGAAGATTTAGTTTTTGATCTTTCAGCTATTACTCTTGCTACTGAGGAAACTCCTTATAAGATTATACAAGGAGATGATGAATTGAATATTAAGAAACATAAGGTTGATGATGTTTTTAAGAAGTACAGCTGTTCAGTCACTAACGACAGGAAGTTTAAACCTCATATTAGGCATTTCCTCTCTAATTTCGAACTCGATTGTGAAAACGTTTCTGAACTTGAGCTTTATGTTGGTGAATACGACGAACCATTGTGTATTAGATTAAAAGATCAGACTGGATTTAAGACCTATGTCCATAGAGGAAACAACAAATGGGAATCCATTAATGTTCAAGAGTTGAATACAAATATTCTTGATGAACACTACCTTTTGCTAAGGGATGATATTACAATGATTGATTTTTCCAAAAAATCAGGGAATTACAAATTTGGTAAGTATAAGGTATATGTGACTGAACCTAGTTCATCTCTACCAGAATCTGACCCTAGTTCATCCGATACAAATCTATACCCTGGATTCAAAGCATATATTCACACTATTTATAATGATACTGATAGTTCCGTTGACTTCACCAGTGTCAAGGTTCACAGGTTCAAATATGGAGAACTCGGTCTTACTGGGTTTATGCGTCATTTCTTAATACGTAAATTATACGTTTATTTCTGGGAGCCGGAACCAACAAAACCAATTTATATAAGGATGTTTGTACATCTTGGTTTCTTAAACTACTTTGGTTATCCTCATTACAATCTACAAACAAACACTTCTATGTTCACTTATTACTTAACACTTGCTAACTTTGAAGTGAATAATGTTCTGGCTATCAATCTAGCAAGACATGATCCATACGATTTTGAAGGTGGTATTTCAAGTTATCAAACCCGAAATCAATTAACAGTGAAACGTCAGGAGGATTATCCTCTTAAGCCTTTCAGGAGATGTGTTCATACCCTTACTGTAGATGGTGTTAATAAACCATTTAGcattttaaagtttatCAACGAACCTAACCTGAGTGTAGACCAAACCAAAGTTTCGTCATTGGAAGCATATTATCACAATAAACATTTGACTAAACCACTTTTGGTCATTTTGAATGGATCAGTAAGACAGAAATTTTATAAGCTCGAGAATAATGGTTATGTTTCTATGGATAACCTTAttgttgatttaaaaaacacCTTGAAATATTTGGTATATcataattacaaatatcTTAAAATTGATGTTTCAAAAATGACCAATTATCATTACACAGGAGAATCAACTACATCTTCATTACCAGATGCCGATATTATGGTATCCGTCGATGAGGTCCAACTGAGTGAATTCTTTAAGTTTACTCACAGTCTTAGGCTAGACGGTATTCAATCTAAATTTAGATTAATTGCATTGGATGGTGCTGATATTACTTTTGATGATCCAGAATTAACAAGTGTAGATTCTTACTTTCTTACCAAAGATAAGCTCATTCCCTTAATCGTTGTTCTTAGAGGTGCCGTGGATGTTGCTTATGTTTATAAAAGAAAAAGATACCTTAGAGAGTCAATTAACACCTCTAATCCATTGGATGTTTTGAGAAGACTAGCACATCAGAATTTTGATTCACTTTATTTGAAGTTAGATCAAACTTCTAGTTACTATGACAAACAACAGGATGGGTTTAGTGTAACTGTCTCTAATGGAGATACATCTCATCAAGGGTATACACATTATGTTCACACATTTGAAACCCCCAATGAGCCacataaaaaatacaacaaTGTAATATTTCTCAATGCGAAAAATTACTTTCATCTTAAAATAGATGAAAGTCATTATGTAAAAGCAAACGTctatattgataataataagttTCCATCCATTGTCTCACTTATTGATGACAAAGGAACTGGTTGTCATTTCATTTTCCAAGATAATGTTTATAAAAAGGCAAAGGAAGAAAATGTAAATACGAAACTTTCCTCTGGTAGTCAAACAACCTGATACTTAGCTTGTGTTAATGATTCCAGTGGACTGGTTAAACTATTACCATGAACCTTAAATCTAATCCGACTTCAATATTTTTCAGATTTCAGTCAATTAATgtaaagaattttaaattttataatagaGATTTGTACAATATGTACATTGATTCTTTCAGTTAAGTACGAATATTCGTTTATGAACCAAATATCAAGTtgacaattttaatttactataatttgtattcatattattaccTCAGTGtagttatatttatgattggtttttatacttaattagtatttttatatctaTATTGTAAATCCAGTGAGCCTGTCTACTTACCAATTCACTGATTGTCATGTTTAAGACTTTGATCTTCTGAGTGCCAACGTTCTTAGTTGGAATTTATAGGTACCTTTGTCCACAGAGAGTACTATTAAAGAAGATAATTGTGTTCCAATGATATAAAGGACTCACATAAGTAATcactaaataaatttgtaataaattaaatcttATTAGAAACTAATACAATGGTTCAAAATTCCTATAGTTAGATAACCAATGTATTCTGTATTGCCGATtctaataaatcaaataatgtatttaaaaataatcaataATATGTTTAGTTTGAGTTATATTTCGTTGAGATTATTGAGGCGATAACAATTATTCGTTGATAGATATAATTGAGATTTTTTAGATAACAAAATTATGATCTGACctgtaaataaatatccCACCTGAATAAAAGATTAATACGACCATTTAAGAAGACTTGGAAGATTTTAGGAATATCTCATGTTGAACATTagaatatttgtataaaataatgaattataatCCCGTGctgaaatatatttaaaaactattcatttagaaattattctatcatttttatccttttatatggtatttattatactttCCAATCTATTTTGCCTCACATTAAAACAGTACAGTTATTACATATTCagatttattttaaaatcctacgcatttatattaatcaaaaattatttagttttattagatacttttaatttttatctCATAGTTTTTGTTATTAACATATTTCCTACTTTATCGTTTTTTGTCTTCTTTTTTAGTCATAATCGCTTATATTTCATAGCATTTATTTGACATAAATATCTTATTTTGAATTTACTTGATTTACATATAATCTTTctacatatatatttgttttatttattccatAAACTTTTAATTCCTTTCTGTATATGAAATTGTCtagttaaatattaaaacagATATAACATATTATGATGgatatattacattatttaaagcCTTTTATTAAGATGACTgctttaatttttattattcacGTGCCTTTCCCATTTCACTTCATTgtttattactatatacatcttgaaatgtatattcttatatattatttcaaaaacatttaattttctgtttaatatttgtagTTTGCTATTTGTTGGCTCatacataattaataacatGCTCAGCTTACTTAAATCTCCATGGTCAGCTTCCTCAATCTgttcatttaaatatatatatcaatatGATTTTCGTCACTATGTCTGACTTTTACCTAGTTTATCAGTGTTCATCAAACACGTGTGACTTTCTTTGCAGAAGTTCTCTTTAATCATTCTTTGAAAACGACCTCAAGTTCCTCACCAAGGGTTCTGATGGCTCTCTGAATCAATTGGAAGCTTCCAAATTTGAAATGATCAAATATCTTGATTGGTTTACCTATGTTTTTACTTTCAAGGACGATTCCAATTGTTCCCAATTGAAGTATAAGGAAAACATTTTTTGGAGTGTTCAAGATAACAGACTTTTTGCCAAATCTGTCTATATAAACCTGTCCATAAAATCTCTCATGATTGAGACTGGTGACtcattattagtatttatGCACTTTGATAATTAGAAGCTCATTTTCAAGTCTGGAGCTGAAACTGACCCTGTTTATACTCCTGAGGCCTATACGTCTGATGAACCACAACTTCACTTACGGTATCATACATCTACCAAGACTTATGAACAGTCAAAGGAATATAGTGAATCCAAGTCTTAAAGTAATCTACGAACTCTCATAATCACAAACTCAACAACAGGgcttttattttaattctcGGTTCCATTATTTCTGTTCTGTTTTTGGCTCTTACTCAGGCTCTGCATCAGATAATTCACAACTTGCATCTAACCTTTATTCACCAACATAACTGAAACTCACAAATTTGTACTATATTTAAAActcaaaatttaataattgaagcttaaaattactataaatctgaaattcactattttataaataagaTTTCAATCTCAGGATCTATTATTTGGATCTAACCTCAAATGTAGTGtactatttaataaattatctataaatttaaagcCTTATTTGGCTTTGTgtgattttattttaatatattatacatatgtattttaactctactaatattagtagttGATAATAGTTGTTTTATGAATAGTATCTAGATTgtctaaatttattaaaactcTCATAATAGTTTGATCTTGTCTTATACTTAACATtgttgaattatttatatttataaaattctaGTCTTTGACCTAAGGGTGTAACGTCCAATCTGATATATTTAGACCACTTCAATTTTACCACaattcataaattatatacgATTTTTGAACATGTATAAAaccataaatttattttcctattaaaactattttaattccTCTTTTGTTCACTGATAGGCACTACAATAAATCCATATATACTATTGTATACTAATGTATGGTTATGTATATGTTCACTAGTATTTAGtaaaatgtttataaatatatattaatagtatatattttGAATTTAGTATTAAGTAATATGATTACTTAGAGTTAGTAAATATTAGGTGTATATATTGGGTTTAGCGTTTATTATGTATGTTGGCATTATTCATTGGTATCCATTATTATGGTTATGTTTTGTCATTAGTTAGTGTTATATTTACTGTAGATTTAAGAGATATATTAGGTACTCTAAATGTTAAGGATACTATAGGACTGTTACTAGTATTAGATTGTAATTGCTACTGAAAAAGATACTGTGTGTGTTAGTGGTAGTGACATGGAGCTAGTAATAGGCTATAGAGGTCGATTGAGTATTTCTGTGAtattatatcaatataatataatattacattgaataatatattcaatattGTAATCATACAAGTAAAAATTGAagtattgaataaataaattattaattgaataaataatttgcACTAGATTGAGTATCCATTTTTGGTGAGttattaatatagttatgaattaaaaaagACTGGAAaggtataattattattctaatcattttaattgactaatttgttattaaatttttattaatattgatatttgaatatatatCATTCCCCATTGGTAATATTCTCTTAACAGAAGAATGAGAATTTTgttgaattattaaactgaatgaaaaaatgtattataaccataaatttattgttttatattacattctTCCATCAATGGAATTGTGTAGAATCTAATCCAACAACACCTGATGGTACTGAGTCATCTTCTGCAAGTACTAAACCCACTCAAGAGACTACCCCTAAAGGAACACCTTCAACTGGTACAGGTACTAAGGGAACACCAGTAACACTTGATATCAAGAATACTCAGAGTACTAATGAGTTTGACTTTGCTGATCAGAATGGTGTCGTTACATATACACCTAAGTCTGGTCATGTAATTAGTAAGGTATCTCAAGGTACCACTGATATCTGGGAATCCAAAGATGATGTCAATGCTACTTTGGTCAGGACTAAGGTTTCCAAGGGAGTTAAATTCCTAGTTGTTCTACTgacaaataatatgttcacATTATTCCATCAAGAATCTGGTCAGTGGAAGGATATAACATCTAAGAGACATGATGTTACTAAGCTTAAGTTCCTTGGTGAGAATGATCGTGAACTCTCCAAGGCTGACTACAAGGTTAGTATTGTCGATCTATCATTTACTTACATATTCAACGATGGAGTCAAATGTAAGAAGGTCATGCTAGATGATGCTGATGTTTGGAATCATTCTGACGATCCCAAGTTTTCAGAAATAAAGTTATTTTCACTAGGTCTTGCTTCAAACAGTTTCTTCGTTAAGAATCAGTCTAATGAACTAAAGAAGATAGAAAAGTCAGATCTTGACCTCAAGTCCACTCAGCCTACCAGTGAATCCCTACACACTGATCAGAAAGGTGTCGCCACCTTAACACCTAAAGAAGGTGATGGAATTAGTGGAGTTATAAGGACAACTGGAGAAGACATAGATACCTGGACTGCTATTTGGCAAATCCAATGTAATTTTGATGTTCAAAAAACCATATCATTAGAAGATTTTGGTAAGGGAAAACAAGTATTGACTTTGGATACCATATCAGGAAAAAAGATGTTATACAGACCAAAAGAGGGTGAGCCTTGGAAAGAGGTCGTTGATCAACCTCAAAACGCTTTTGAAACCGTTGA encodes the following:
- a CDS encoding uncharacterized protein (Tap387d05.p1c.cand.6 - score = 49.56;~SMART 1 transmembrane domain at aa 5-27;~1 probable transmembrane helix predicted for TA09445 by TMHMM2.0 at aa 5-27;~Signal anchor predicted for TA09445 by SignalP 2.0 HMM (Signal peptide probability 0.319, signal anchor probability 0.674) with cleavage site probability 0.117 between residues 25 and 26), whose protein sequence is MGKVSIIASLVVGFVAISIICLSVGLIYRNKKAKVDTPSTEIIWSFHLENDSDLKLKGNLDVIDVNILKTENYSVGTYNANVNSIEHEFPTAKLTGWTHTYQQPLMIQKFVVESNEVNFLKVEPISGFTVFNNQDSGDFVTIWHDEDFHHYSPKGQLLSIGPFPFANGDDSINPNDLEIPTKISEPEPEVDSTTDTELDSDLDATYMIKEPEVEPTIELDSDLDATYMIKEPEQETFVNILPEMNLTKEDLVFDLSAITLATEETPYKIIQGDDELNIKKHKVDDVFKKYSCSVTNDRKFKPHIRHFLSNFELDCENVSELELYVGEYDEPLCIRLKDQTGFKTYVHRGNNKWESINVQELNTNILDEHYLLLRDDITMIDFSKKSGNYKFGKYKVYVTEPSSSLPESDPSSSDTNLYPGFKAYIHTIYNDTDSSVDFTSVKVHRFKYGELGLTGFMRHFLIRKLYVYFWEPEPTKPIYIRMFVHLGFLNYFGYPHYNLQTNTSMFTYYLTLANFEVNNVLAINLARHDPYDFEGGISSYQTRNQLTVKRQEDYPLKPFRRCVHTLTVDGVNKPFSILKFINEPNLSVDQTKVSSLEAYYHNKHLTKPLLVILNGSVRQKFYKLENNGYVSMDNLIVDLKNTLKYLVYHNYKYLKIDVSKMTNYHYTGESTTSSLPDADIMVSVDEVQLSEFFKFTHSLRLDGIQSKFRLIALDGADITFDDPELTSVDSYFLTKDKLIPLIVVLRGAVDVAYVYKRKRYLRESINTSNPLDVLRRLAHQNFDSLYLKLDQTSSYYDKQQDGFSVTVSNGDTSHQGYTHYVHTFETPNEPHKKYNNVIFLNAKNYFHLKIDESHYVKANVYIDNNKFPSIVSLIDDKGTGCHFIFQDNVYKKAKEENVNTKLSSGSQTT